In Leptospiraceae bacterium, one DNA window encodes the following:
- a CDS encoding SPOR domain-containing protein — MKERTFYVINLDNKRIGIILVLLAVMLSSFFLLGMSIGKKKAIAENPEKPESMEVVSEKYELPGMEKKSDFSPNPENSGLKHSDSLAAKKTEVIELNHSFKEEPLSGKNKLSASFPDSDFSKKPKISKKQSIKGTKEKIIKLAPRPAKVVRNETYTVQLGAFRNKKEAYSLKNSLVQSKKGLKPYIQKEGEMYFVRIGNSKDKKELKKIIDRLGQSLQASAMIIRSKKA, encoded by the coding sequence ATGAAAGAAAGAACTTTTTATGTAATTAATTTAGATAATAAAAGAATTGGGATTATTTTAGTCCTACTCGCTGTGATGCTTTCTTCATTTTTCTTGCTTGGGATGAGTATAGGGAAAAAAAAGGCAATTGCCGAAAACCCTGAAAAACCGGAGTCAATGGAGGTAGTTTCAGAAAAATATGAGCTTCCAGGAATGGAAAAAAAGTCAGATTTCAGTCCAAATCCTGAAAACTCTGGTCTTAAACACAGTGATTCACTTGCTGCAAAAAAAACAGAAGTGATAGAATTGAACCACTCTTTCAAGGAAGAGCCACTCTCTGGAAAAAATAAGCTTTCTGCTTCATTTCCTGATTCAGATTTTTCAAAAAAGCCAAAAATTTCTAAAAAACAATCTATTAAGGGAACGAAAGAAAAAATCATAAAATTAGCTCCAAGACCCGCTAAAGTTGTTAGAAATGAGACATATACTGTGCAATTAGGTGCGTTTCGCAATAAAAAAGAGGCGTATTCTCTGAAAAATAGCTTAGTTCAGTCTAAAAAAGGGTTAAAACCCTATATACAAAAAGAAGGGGAAATGTATTTTGTGAGGATTGGCAATTCAAAAGATAAAAAAGAGCTAAAAAAAATTATAGATCGTTTAGGTCAATCCCTTCAGGCTTCGGCAATGATAATTCGGTCAAAAAAGGCATAA
- a CDS encoding dephospho-CoA kinase, with amino-acid sequence MKSNQKKIILGITGNIGGGKSTVSKIFEELGAFRINSDELARVYTGLNTPIRKELIEILGEEVLDLEGNFDRKKIAEKVFQDKPILEKLNGLIHPLVRRDFHKKADSIEKGLIVWEVPLLFETDAYKSCDFTLTVFSDDEIALKRVQNREEKLTERDYRRRSESQLSIKEKLKKSDFIIENNGNMEELTKKIHEIYTTICES; translated from the coding sequence GTGAAGTCTAATCAAAAAAAAATCATACTCGGAATTACCGGAAATATCGGTGGTGGCAAGTCAACAGTATCTAAGATATTTGAAGAATTGGGAGCGTTTAGAATCAACTCGGACGAGCTTGCAAGGGTATATACCGGTCTAAATACCCCAATCCGAAAAGAGCTTATAGAAATACTTGGAGAAGAAGTTCTCGACTTAGAGGGAAATTTTGATCGTAAAAAAATAGCAGAGAAGGTTTTCCAAGATAAGCCTATTTTAGAAAAGCTAAATGGGTTAATTCACCCACTTGTTCGCCGAGATTTTCATAAAAAAGCAGATTCAATAGAAAAAGGCCTAATTGTGTGGGAGGTCCCACTTTTGTTTGAAACAGACGCATACAAATCCTGTGATTTTACTCTTACGGTATTTTCAGACGATGAGATTGCACTAAAAAGGGTGCAAAACAGAGAAGAAAAACTCACAGAAAGAGACTACAGAAGGCGATCCGAATCTCAGTTATCCATTAAAGAGAAATTGAAAAAGTCCGATTTTATAATAGAGAACAACGGGAATATGGAAGAGCTGACCAAAAAAATACACGAAATCTATACAACAATTTGTGAAAGTTAG
- a CDS encoding NADP-dependent glyceraldehyde-3-phosphate dehydrogenase, which translates to MSENSIHIFKPRQEIQEKFSIPAIKQNEYLCDGELKTWNGEVSKVYSPICFPDKDNFKEEPIGYYPLLREKEILEILNSSVNAYSNGNGIWPTMSVEERIRCTKNFSEKMKLQKKEVVNLLMWEIGKNLSDSEKEFDRTVEYINDTIESLKELDRASSKFVHEQGIFAQIRRSPFGVVLCMGPYNYPLNETFATLIPALIMGNTVILKPAKYGILLLRPLLEAFRDSFPKGVINTIYGDGKLIVPPLMLSGKIDVLAFIGSATVANSIEKLHPKPNRLKTVFGLGAKNPAIILEDADIDLTVKECVSGTLAFNGQRCTALKILFVHKKIADEFLKKFVDAVNSLKLGLPWDEGAMITPLPEINKCESMDGYVKDATEKGAKILNKNGGDFLKTIFRPAVLFPVTEDMTIYHKEQFGPVVPIVPFDDISIPIRYIEESNVGQQASVFGKDYEVISKLIDPLVNQVSRVNINSQCQRGPDSFPFTGRKDSADGTLSVSDALRVFSIRTLVAAKDSDLNKEIFSKIIKSRKSKFLSTDFIF; encoded by the coding sequence ATGAGCGAAAATTCAATCCATATATTCAAGCCAAGACAGGAAATTCAGGAAAAGTTTTCAATTCCTGCAATCAAACAAAATGAATACCTTTGCGATGGGGAATTAAAAACTTGGAACGGGGAAGTATCCAAGGTGTACTCTCCTATCTGCTTCCCTGATAAAGACAATTTTAAAGAAGAGCCTATCGGCTACTATCCTTTATTAAGAGAAAAAGAAATTCTAGAAATCCTAAACAGCTCAGTGAATGCCTACTCTAACGGAAATGGAATTTGGCCTACAATGTCTGTGGAAGAAAGAATCCGATGCACAAAGAATTTTTCTGAAAAAATGAAACTACAAAAAAAAGAAGTAGTAAACCTGCTAATGTGGGAAATAGGGAAAAATTTATCCGACTCCGAAAAAGAATTTGATCGAACTGTAGAATATATAAACGACACAATAGAATCTTTGAAAGAGTTGGACAGGGCTTCTTCTAAATTTGTGCACGAACAAGGAATATTTGCACAAATCCGACGCTCTCCCTTTGGTGTAGTGCTTTGCATGGGACCCTACAATTATCCTTTAAACGAAACCTTTGCAACCCTCATCCCTGCCTTGATCATGGGAAACACTGTGATACTAAAACCTGCAAAATACGGAATCTTACTTCTTCGTCCTCTTTTGGAGGCGTTTAGAGATTCCTTCCCCAAAGGAGTGATCAATACTATTTATGGAGACGGAAAACTAATTGTTCCGCCACTCATGTTATCAGGCAAAATTGACGTACTCGCATTTATTGGATCTGCAACCGTGGCTAACTCTATTGAAAAACTGCACCCAAAGCCAAATCGTTTGAAAACAGTTTTTGGTTTAGGTGCAAAAAACCCCGCCATTATTTTAGAAGATGCGGATATCGATCTTACTGTAAAAGAGTGCGTTAGTGGAACGCTTGCTTTCAATGGTCAAAGATGTACTGCACTAAAAATTTTATTTGTTCATAAAAAGATTGCAGATGAATTTTTAAAAAAATTTGTAGATGCCGTGAATTCTTTAAAATTAGGACTCCCTTGGGATGAAGGTGCGATGATCACTCCGTTACCCGAAATAAACAAGTGCGAATCTATGGATGGCTACGTTAAAGACGCAACGGAAAAAGGTGCAAAAATTTTAAACAAAAATGGTGGAGATTTTCTAAAAACAATTTTTCGTCCGGCAGTGCTTTTTCCCGTGACTGAAGATATGACAATCTACCACAAAGAACAATTCGGTCCTGTTGTGCCAATAGTACCTTTTGACGATATATCTATTCCTATTCGTTATATAGAAGAGTCTAATGTTGGTCAACAAGCGAGCGTATTTGGAAAAGACTACGAAGTTATTTCAAAGCTAATCGACCCGCTTGTGAACCAAGTCAGTAGAGTAAATATAAACAGTCAATGCCAAAGAGGACCGGATAGTTTTCCTTTCACAGGCAGAAAAGACTCGGCAGATGGAACACTTTCCGTAAGCGATGCTTTAAGAGTGTTTTCCATTCGTACCCTCGTTGCTGCAAAAGACAGCGACTTGAATAAAGAAATTTTCAGTAAGATTATAAAGAGTAGAAAATCAAAATTTCTCTCTACCGACTTTATTTTTTAA